In the genome of Desertifilum tharense IPPAS B-1220, the window TTTAAGATTAGTCGAAGCATCCGAGAAGACGGGAGGTTTGCACACCTTAAACCAAGCAGCGTACTCTTCCCAAGAGTTTCCCGATCTAATTCCCATGATCCGGCAGTTTTTAGCCGCATCCGCACAAACCGGGGAACAACCGCAACCGGAAAAGGCGTGTTTGGCGATCGCAGGTCCTATCGTCAAGGATACGGCAAAACTGACGAACCTGCCTTGGTTGCTCGATGCGCGACACTTAGAACAAGAGTTATCTATTCCCCACGTTCGCCTGATTAACGATTTTGCAGCCGTGGGTTATGGCATTTTAGGATTATCAGAGCAGGATATTTTTACTTTACAACCCGGACAACCCGATCCGAATGCCCCCATTGCTGTTATTGGCGCAGGAACGGGTTTAGGGGAAGGCTTTTTAATTCGCTTGTCAGAGGATCGCTATCAAGTGTTTTCCTCAGAAGGCGGTCATGCAGACTTTGCACCGCGCAATGAGTTAGAGTTTGAATTGCTGAAGTATCTGCGCGATCGCAACTCCCTAAGCCACATTTCTGTAGAACGGGTGGTTTCCGGACAAGGCGTCATCGCAATTTACCAGTTCTTACGCGATAAACAAATTGCGCCAGAATCTCCCGAAATTGGTCAAATCGTGAGAACTTGGGAACAGCAACTCGGACAAGAAAAAACCGTCGATCCCGCCGCCGCCATCTCCATCGCCGCCATCGCCAAGCGCGATCGCCTTTCTGAGCGTACCATGCAACTGTTTATTGAAGCCTACGGTGCTGAAGCTGGCAACCTGGCTATTAAACTCTTACCCTACGGCGGACTTTACATTGCGGGTGGTATTGCAGCGAAAAATCTTGATTTAATGAAACAGGGAGAATTTCTCCAGGCTTTTCTAGACAAAGGTCGAGTCAGTCCCCTATTAGAAAAAGTCCCTGTCCATATTATCCTCAATCAACAAGTCGGTTTGATTGGATCGGCGATCTCTTTAACTTCATTGTAGATACTTTCACCCTCGCCCGGAACTCAAGTTCCGGGCTAATCGCTCAAGTCCATTAAAATGGACTAAAATCCTAGAGGATAAGGGTTTTAGTCTTATTCAAGACTTTGGCTAAAAGCCTGTGGACTTCATTCCCTGGCGGGTAACATAATTAATGCAAGGTGTAAGCAAACCTACCATCCCCCCATCTCCCCATCTCCCCACCTCCCCATCCTCTTCTACTCTACGGTCCGCTTAAAAGTGGCCTGGTTGACAACATCCGAGGGAGCGTAGACGATTTGATAGTTGTCGATAACGATTTTCGCGTTTTCTTGAACTGGGTTGTTTCCGCCAAAAGCCGTTTTAGCAACTTCGGGGTTATCAAAACAGAACCAAGACATGCGTTCGTCACCGACAAAGCGGGGAAGTTGCGTGGCTGAGGTTTCATCCACGTAGAAGCAGGGAACGCCTGTATCACCTTCAAAATGACTATCATTAGCGACAAACTTACCGCTAACCGTGACTTCGCCGTTAAATTTCGCGGTTCCGGTATACCTTTCTTGGTAGGGAGATACATCGACAGCCGCCACTTCTAGGCCTAAAATGCGATCGCCTACTTCTACCTGACTGGGATTAAAAACATGGCTTTGCGGGGTGCTAGACTCCGATGATGCAACACAACCCCCAAGCAACGCTAGGCTACTTAAACCAACAACGAATAACCATTTCTTCATGAGTTCACTTCCACTATCTCAAACGAGAGGGTTTTGCACCTGTGACGATTTGCAAGTCTTCGCGCTTTTCGCCCCTCTTGCTCCATACTGATAATTTGACGTACTATCCGGCTAAAAGCTGAGTGCTGAGTGTAAAGTGCTGAGTGCTTCTCTGAGTGCTGAGTGTAAAGTGCTGAGTGCTGAGTGGGAAGAGAGTGCTGAGTTAATAATCAAGTTTTCCTATCTCTTTTTCCATAACTCCCTTCTTTCCCCCCATCCTCTTCTTCCCCAACCCCCAACTCCCAACTCCCAATTCCCTTCTTCCCCCCCATCCTCCCACCTCCCCATCCCCCCATCCTCTTCTTCCCCAACCCCCAACTCCCAATTCCCAACTCCCTTCATTCCCCCATCCTCTTATCGACAGCGCCCTTCAATGTCGCATTCTAGGCGGTTTTTGCTGATTGTCGCCAAGTCGGGGCGGCCGGTTAGGGCGAGTCGCCAGTCTGCCCAGAGTTCGTAAAGCCAGTCTACAACAGGGCCGATAATGGGCCAGCGGGTGGCAGCGTATACCCATCCCATCCCTAAGACTTCATAGACTTGGCGAAAGACTTCGATATTTTTAACGGTGCTGCCATCGGGTAAAACTGCGTGAATGCGCCCCATTGCGGTTTCAAAGTCAACGCCGCCATTGTCTTGAGGATTATAGCGATCGCTGGCAATATCCACAAACGCCACTAACCCACGTCCAGCATCTCGCTTTCTCAAAAAATTTACTTCCCGCACGCACAACGGACACTCGCCATCGTATAACAGCTTAATTTGCCAAGTATCCTGAGTTTCTATTGGTTCTGGAGATTGAGTTTGAGATACCATTCGTTCTATCTGAATCCAATCGGTTCTTCCGTTATTGTTACCTAAATCCCAAACTCAGTTAGGGGAGTGAGTCTAGTTTAGGGTAGGGTCGTATTGACAAAAGGCGATCGCCTCCACACTCAACCATCCCCCCATCCTTCTTCCCCCCACCTCCCCATCCCCCCATCCCCCCATCCTTCTTCCCCAACCCCTAACTCCCAATTCCCAACTCCCTTCTTCCCCCCATACTCGGAACTCGGAACTAAAAAAACCCCGCTACCGGAGAGTAACGGGGAGTTTTGCTTACAGAGTTAGGCATCTAGGAAGCGACACCTGACAACACTTCAAAGGCGATTTAAAACCATTCGAGAACGGCTTCTTCCTTCGTGTTGGTGTGACGAGAAGGAGTTTCGCGGGTAAACTTCATCTGGATCGAACGGGTTTGTTCGCCATCTGCGGCAACCGCTTTGATCGGATAATCAATTAATCCATCTTGGAAGGACATCTGGAAGCGGAAGGTGCCATCGGGGTTCAGCTTAATTTCCTTACCGCCAATGGTGACAGTTGCATCAGGTTCGGTTGCGCCGTAAACGATCAGTTCCGCATCCGCAATTAACCAGAACTTACGCGGGCGCATGGGAGGTGCAGAAGCCGAGAAGCCAGCCCCCGACATGGTTAAACCAGACGTTGTGGGAACTGCCCACATCCCTACGCCAGAGGGGAACACGTAGGAACTGAGGGTTTCACTAGGGACCATTGAACCCGGAACGTGCTGCATAGAACCGAATAGCGAACCCGCCACCCGTTGGGCTTCGGCACCTTGGGCCATGCCAAAGATTTCGTCGTAGATGGGGTTGCTGCCTGCGCCTGCTGTGTAGGCGGTTTTCTTGCTGGGGGGAACCAGTTCAAGGAAGGTTTTGCCGCGCAGGTCTTCTTCCCAAGGGATGGTGATGAAGTGGTCTTCAATCCAGTCGCTAGGATAGACCGGGGGTGCGTGGACGGTGGCAGATTTGGCTAAGACTAACCAGCGACCATCGGCACAACGATAACCGATATCTACCACATAGTCGCGATCGCTCACAGGAATCGGTAAGTACCATTCGCGGGCGAGTTCGTCGCAAGGATATTCTTGGATGCTGTGCGGGCTTTGATACTCGATATTAATGTCGGTTACGTCATACAACCGTAAGGCGAGTTGTTGACCGCCTTGACGCCGCAATTCTTCTTTGTGTTCGTTGGGAACATCCCAGTAGGTGTAAGACCATTGCGGATCGCGAGGCATGAGAACGATCCGGCTGACACCGTATCCGGCGGGTAAATCTCCGAGTCCTTCATCTACAGAAGAGAGAGGGCCGCCTGTACGATCGTCTTGACCTAATTCAAATTTTGCTGCTTCCACTTCTTCTTTTGCCTCCAGAGTGCGGGGTTGACTGACGTTGAATTTAGTGCGTTGAACTTCTTGAATGGCAGCCAGCAGTTGCGCTTTACGCATCCGGCTGTAACGCGAGATGTTGCATTCGCTGGCAACTCGACGCAGTTGCCTTAAGGTCATCTCTTCTAGGGGTGGGCGTTCTTTAGCCATTGGTTACAATCTCCGGTTACTTTGGACTGCTATAAAGAGTCTCTACTTGTGCGATCAGTGAGTTTATGTGGCCTCCCCAATCTCTATCGCTGATGCTTGCGAGCAAAGTTTTCAGCCGATCCCAAATCAATTATTTATTTACCGCGATCGCCTGGGTGGACTTTAACGGTCGGCGGGGTAGGGATCGCTTGAGTTCATATTTTGCAAAAAACGGCGGGCGAGATCAAGGGCGATCCCAGACTATTTACTTGATTTGACGAGGTTTTGAGGCTTTCATCGATTCTTGTGTCATGAAATTTTGACATTAGGGGCGCAGAGGGGATCGATAATGTTAGGGTCTTATGACATTACCGTGGAACTGGGATCGCTGGCTCAAATTCGATTTAAATTGGCTTAATTAGTCTCTAATTCTGGAGAAGCAGTGAGCATTAGTACAAATCCGGCGAACGCCAAGTCCAGCCGAATGATTAGCAAGGTGTTATCTTCCGCCGTGCGGTTGTGGTTGCGATCGCGCGTTGAAGCCGTCGAAAATCTAGAACTCGAAATTGACGCAGGCGATCGCCAAATCTTAAGCGGTAAAATTCACCAAGTCTCGCTCTACACCCACAAAGCCATTTACCAAGGCTTGCACCTCAGCCAAGTTCAACTTGAAGCGCGCAGCATCAGCGTGAATCTCCCTCAAGTGTTGCGCGGGAAAGCCTTGCGCCTGCTAGAAGCCTTTCCCGTCAGCGGTCAAATTCAACTG includes:
- a CDS encoding glucokinase; the protein is MTLLLAGDIGGTKTFLRLVEASEKTGGLHTLNQAAYSSQEFPDLIPMIRQFLAASAQTGEQPQPEKACLAIAGPIVKDTAKLTNLPWLLDARHLEQELSIPHVRLINDFAAVGYGILGLSEQDIFTLQPGQPDPNAPIAVIGAGTGLGEGFLIRLSEDRYQVFSSEGGHADFAPRNELEFELLKYLRDRNSLSHISVERVVSGQGVIAIYQFLRDKQIAPESPEIGQIVRTWEQQLGQEKTVDPAAAISIAAIAKRDRLSERTMQLFIEAYGAEAGNLAIKLLPYGGLYIAGGIAAKNLDLMKQGEFLQAFLDKGRVSPLLEKVPVHIILNQQVGLIGSAISLTSL
- a CDS encoding thiol-disulfide oxidoreductase DCC family protein; translated protein: MVSQTQSPEPIETQDTWQIKLLYDGECPLCVREVNFLRKRDAGRGLVAFVDIASDRYNPQDNGGVDFETAMGRIHAVLPDGSTVKNIEVFRQVYEVLGMGWVYAATRWPIIGPVVDWLYELWADWRLALTGRPDLATISKNRLECDIEGRCR
- a CDS encoding DUF4912 domain-containing protein; protein product: MAKERPPLEEMTLRQLRRVASECNISRYSRMRKAQLLAAIQEVQRTKFNVSQPRTLEAKEEVEAAKFELGQDDRTGGPLSSVDEGLGDLPAGYGVSRIVLMPRDPQWSYTYWDVPNEHKEELRRQGGQQLALRLYDVTDINIEYQSPHSIQEYPCDELAREWYLPIPVSDRDYVVDIGYRCADGRWLVLAKSATVHAPPVYPSDWIEDHFITIPWEEDLRGKTFLELVPPSKKTAYTAGAGSNPIYDEIFGMAQGAEAQRVAGSLFGSMQHVPGSMVPSETLSSYVFPSGVGMWAVPTTSGLTMSGAGFSASAPPMRPRKFWLIADAELIVYGATEPDATVTIGGKEIKLNPDGTFRFQMSFQDGLIDYPIKAVAADGEQTRSIQMKFTRETPSRHTNTKEEAVLEWF